Proteins encoded by one window of Culicoides brevitarsis isolate CSIRO-B50_1 chromosome 2, AGI_CSIRO_Cbre_v1, whole genome shotgun sequence:
- the LOC134830849 gene encoding uncharacterized protein LOC134830849 has translation MSQINKFCLIFCAIVFQSTFAAFSPFGYLHDASRDCQTEYQYYYKHIKADNSIAHDFKCEIRVREDPDFNNSLLFSFAKTRRLTPYPVRVVFNDDGKFNRTEFDVNENEFSYSTKKAILLSAQMDYRRVKEAKEDESFKTLLDGKTKNCNITVDVKLYNANQFKVEASRNFTECTGTEKYDDFPKYKTDSTKNWEIFFDEGKMTNFVMMAIKVHDVFPDKNVNIRSGFVYKKCKKVKEDWDTTLLMDDNETALFVPLLEK, from the exons ATgtctcaaattaataaattttgtttgattttctgtg CGATCGTTTTTCAATCAACATTTGCTGCTTTTTCTCCTTTTGGATACTTGCATGATGCTTCTCGTGATTGTCAGACCGAATATCAGTACTATTACAAACACATAAAAGCCGATAATTCCATCGCACATGACTTCAAATGCGAAATTAGAGTACGAGAAGATCCTGATTTCAACAATTCTCTTCTTTTTAGTTTCGCAAAAACGCGTCGTTTGACTCCGTATCCCGTGAGAGTCGTTTTTAACGACGATGGAAAGTTCAACAGGACCGAATTCGACGTTAATGAAAACGAATTCTCGTATTCGACGAAAAAGGCGATTCTTTTGTCAGCTCAGATGGATTATCGCAGAGTCAAAGAGGCAAAAGAAGATGAGAGTTTCAAGACTTTGTTGGatggaaagacaaaaaattgcaatataacGGTTGATGTAAAGCTTTACAATGCAAATCAGTTCAAAGTTGAGGCAAGTAGGAATTTTACGGAATGCACGGGAACGGAGAAATATGATGATTTTCCGAAATATAAGACGGATAGCACGaaaaattgggaaattttCTTCGATGAGGGAAAAATGACGAATTTTGTGATGATGGCGATTAAAGTGCATGATGTATTTCCggataaaaatgtgaatatcAGAAGCGGATTTGTGTATAAGAAATGTAAGAAAGTGAAGGAAGATTGGGATACAACTTTGTTGATGGATGATAATGAAACTGCTTTGTTTGTGCCATTATtggagaaataa
- the LOC134828365 gene encoding E3 ubiquitin-protein ligase CHIP: MSKHVYSTANLTDTELKDQGNRLFSARKYEEAVNCYTKAIIKNPTNGTYFTNRALCHIKMKRWESACQDCRKALEMDQNLIKGHFFLGLSLMELEYYDEAIKHLQRAHDLAKEQRLNFGDDIASQLRLARKKKFQIQEEKRICQEIELQSYLNKLMQDDLESRLSKIKLDENENEEKIKEKCAELEEEFKNRKTELNNIFAKVDEKRRKREVPDYLCGKISFEILQEPVVTPSGITYERKDIEEHLQRVGHFDPVTRVKLQQDQLIPNFAMKEVIDAFLAENEWALDY, translated from the exons ATGTCGAAGCACGTCTATTCGACTGCTAATTTGACGGATACAGAGCTAAAGGATCAAGGCAATCGCCTTTTTTCTGCTCGCAAATATGAGGAAGCTGTAAATTGTTACACGAAGGCAatt ATTAAAAATCCGACAAACGGGACTTATTTCACGAATCGCGCTTTGTGTCACATCAAGATGAAGCGATGGGAAAGCGCCTGTCAGGATTGTCGAAAAGCCCTCGAGATGGATCAAAATCTCATCAaaggtcatttttttctgGGATTGAGTCTGATGGAGTTGGAGTACTACGATGAGGCGATAAAACATCTGCAGAGAG CACACGATTTAGCAAAGGAACAACGCTTGAATTTCGGAGACGATATCGCGTCGCAACTACGTCTCGCACGTAAAAAGAAATTCCAGATTCAAGAAGAGAAACGAATTTGTCAAGAAATCGAGTTGCAGAGTTATTTGAACAA attgatGCAAGACGATTTAGAATCAAGACTGTCCAAAATTAAACTAGACGAGAACgagaatgaggaaaaaattaaagaaaaatgcgCAGAATTGGAAGAAGAATTCAAAAATCGCAAAAcggaattaaataatatttttgcgaaAGTCGATGAAAAACGTCGa AAACGCGAAGTTCCCGACTACTTATGTGGCAAAATCAGCTTTGAAATACTTCAGGAACCTGTCGTTACGCCATCGGGCATCACGTACGAGAGAAAAGACATCGAGGAGCATTTGCAACGTGTGGGTCATTTTGATCCCGTTACTCGTGTTAAATTGCAGCAAGATCAATTAATTCCGAATTTCGCGATGAAAGAGGTTATTGACGCGTTCTTGGCGGAAAATGAATGGGCACTTGACTATTGA
- the LOC134828364 gene encoding pescadillo homolog translates to MVKRFHKYDSGQGTQYVTRKYALQKLQLSLNDFRRLCILKGIYPREPKNRRKAQRGATDIKILYHRKDINFLLHDPLIWTLRDIKIWNRRIKYAHSIKDAKLKRVRIEKYPKMKLDHVVKERYPTFIDAIKDLDDCLTLLFLFSTFPALKVIKRDETALCRRLTVEFMNWVIAAKALRKVFVSIKGYYFQAEIKGQLVTWIVPHYYPFQPQSKNEVDFNIMTVFTEFYTIMLGFVNFRLYHSLNLIYPPRFNVQLDSEASQTDENTFVSERIAALTVDLMKTAENPDGETPMEDEEELDLQLFAGEGDTEKLQKLKEESNSLKRLQNLFKGLKFFINREVPREPLVFIIRCFGGKVSWDKNIFIGATFDEDDETITHQIVDRPNMDKKYISRDYVQPQWIFDSVNQRKLLPTNKYFIGVTLPPHLSPFVKAGADDYVPLEEKALRDPSLVEKHVPSDEEVSSDEEEEVAQKENQEENDEVQMDYALEQAFKEELEDENEEESEEEEEETEPVQKTAEQIAAEKKEKMAVKPGKVHKEDPKKRRKLKEQEGNLMARMVKPRHKKLYHKLLKERKTKTKEVTLLQKKRKDIEAQEKQDRRAQLKAAKRKAKA, encoded by the exons ATGGTCAAAAGGTTTCATAAA taCGATTCCGGTCAAGGAACGCAATATGTTACACGAAAATACGCCTTGCAGAAGCTCCAACTCTCGTTGAACGATTTTCGTCGTCTTTGCATCTTGAAAGGAATTTATCCTCGTGAACCGAAGAATCGTCGCAAGGCTCAACGCGGTGCTACAGACATCAAAATCTTGTATCATCGTAAAGACATCAATTTCCTGCTTCATGATCCGCTAATTTGGACTTTGcgtgatattaaaatttggaatCGTCGTATCAAGTATGCGCATTCGATCAAAGATGCGAAACTCAAGCGTGTTCGTATCGAAAAATATCCGAAAATGAAGCTGGATCACGTCGTGAAGGAACGTTATCCGACATTTATTGATGCCATCAAAGACCTGGATGATTGTTTGACACTTTTGTTCCTGTTCAGCACGTTTCCCGCACTGAAAGTCATCAAAAGAGACGAAACTGCGCTCTGTCGACGGCTTACTGTGGAGTTCATGAACTGGGTTATCGCAGCAAAAGCATTGCGGAAAGTTTTTGTCTCCATTAAGGGATATTATTTCCAAGCGGAGATCAAAGGACAACTCGTGACGTGGATTGTACCGCATTATTATCCCTTCCAACCGCAGTCCAAGAACGAAGTTGACTTCAATATCATGACAGTTTTCACGGAATTTTACACAATTATGCTCggatttgtcaattttcgtcTTTATCACAGTTTGAACTTGATTTATCCGCCGCGTTTTAATGTTCAACTTGACTCCGAGGCAAGTCAAACCGACGAAAATACATTTGTCTCTGAACGAATCGCCGCTTTAACAGTCGATTTAATGAAAACTGCTGAAAATCCCGACGGCGAAACCCCAAtggaagacgaagaagaactCGATTTGCAACTTTTTGCCGGAGAAGGCGACACAGAAAAACTCCAAAAGCTCAAAGAGGAAAGTAATAGCTTGAAACgtcttcaaaatttgttcaaaggactcaaatttttcatcaatcgaGAAGTCCCGCGGGAGCCTCTTGTCTTCATTATTCGTTGTTTCGGCGGAAAAGTCTCTTGGGACAAAAATATCTTCATTGGAGCGACTTTTGATGAGGATGATGAAACAATTACACATCAAATAGTCGATCGCCCGAATATGGATAAGAAATACATTTCGCGAGATTATGTGCAACCTCAATGGATTTTTGATTCAGTGAATCAACGAAAACTTCTTCCAACgaacaaatatttcattgGAGTGACGTTGCCGCCTCATTTATCGCCGTTTGTTAAAGCAGGAGCTGACGATTACGTTCCGTTGGAGGAAAAAGCACTTCGGGATCCGAGTCTTGTTGAGAAGCATGTGCCTTCGGATGAAGAAGTTTCGagtgatgaagaagaagaagttgcGCAGAAGGAAAATCAAGAGGAAAATGACGAAGTACAGATGGATTATGCGTTGGAACAAGCCTTTAAAGAAGAATTAGAAGACGAGAATGAGGAGGAAAgtgaggaagaagaagaagaaactgAGCCTGTGCAAAAGACTGCGGAACAAATTGCAGCTGAAAAG aaagaaaaaatggcTGTCAAGCCCGGAAAAGTTCACAAAGAAGATCCGAAGAAACGTCGAAAGCTGAAGGAGCAAGAAGGCAACTTGATGGCACGAATGGTAAAACCGCGTCACAAGAAACTCTACCACAAACTCCTGAAAGAACGCAAAACGAAGACAAAAGAAGTGACTTTGTTGCAAAAGAAACGAAAGGACATCGAGGCACAGGAGAAACAGGACCGACGAGCGCAGCTCAAAGCAGCGAAACGAAAAGCAAAAGcctaa